In Mercenaria mercenaria strain notata chromosome 15, MADL_Memer_1, whole genome shotgun sequence, a single genomic region encodes these proteins:
- the LOC123527946 gene encoding L-amino-acid oxidase-like, with product MSKCDDIAIIGAGITGSYSAWRLRKKNLKISLYEYSNRIGGRCFTVQLPGIPDVNVEMGAMRFKPEEHELVNQVVDKLGLEVVDFELGEGPSEDSLYYLRGKHMQYNELATHSPYNLPPEYRVPISTLNWKVSNDFTVSSKNGDVIKSLDGVDLYKQSRDWYYAKYLDKETESFVKDSDSWVSGHGPDVAAVESIPVSDPSLSSPGPEPVKTIKEGFQAIPTGLVEQFLEASKKHNFYYNHHLRSLKRHKNRNYVLTFKPTTTTDGITTDIKVTRRHYGCHGNNLSSLLCTNGVVTTCAKKVILAFPRLALEHLDWEGFRQKTVEDYLKYAVKDAPASKIFFGYDKPWWRDLPLASKFAVSTTPLKQSMDFDTRVWREALRSGETVQGVGDNSIAMSSDGVYLARKYYAEVFNVSLADVPEPDSAVMSIWDQYPIGAAWYAWAPGYKWDKVQARMLKPSTEDEVYIASNVFSSASYWIQGGMEKVEEVLKYFE from the exons ATGTCGAAGTGTGATGATATCGCCATTATTGGAGCGGGGATTACCGGAAGTTATTCTGCTTGGCGACTTCGTAAGAAGAATCTAAAAATATCCCTGTATGAGTACTCGAATCGCATCGGCGGACGTTGTTTCACGGTACAACTTCCGGGCATACCGGATGTGAATGTTGAAATGGGAGCAATGAGATTTAAACCAGAAG AACATGAATTAGTGAACCAGGTCGTCGACAAATTAGGGCTAGAAGTTGTAGACTTTGAGCTTGGGGAAGGACCGAGTGAAGATTCGTTATACTATCTAAGAGGAAAGCACATGCAATACAATGAGCTGGCGACGCATTCGCCTTACAATCTTCCGCCAGAATACCGAGTTCCTATCAGTACACTTAATTG GAAGGTGTCCAATGACTTCACCGTTTCGTCTAAAAATGGAGACGTCATTAAATCACTTGATGGCGTGGACTTGTATAAACAAAG CCGAGACTGGTATTATGCAAAGTATCTGGACAAAGAAACTGAAAGTTTTGTCAAAGACAGTGATAGTTGGGTCTCAGGACATGGCCCAGATGTTGCAGCGGTCGAAAGTATTCCTGTTAGTGATCCAAGCTTGTCTTCCCCGGGCCCAGAACCCGTGAAAACAATCAAAGAAGGGTTCCAGGCTATTCCTACAGGACTTGTTGAACAATTTCTCGAGGCTAGTAAAAA GCACAATTTTTACTATAATCACCATCTTAGAAGCTTAAAGCGGCATAAAAATAGGAATTATGTACTGACGTTCAAGCCAACGACGACAACAGATGGAATAACAACTGACATCAAGGTAACTAGAAGGCAttatggttgccatggcaataatTTATCCTCCCTGTT ATGC acAAATGGAGTCGTTACAACTTGCGCTAAGAAGGTGATACTTGCATTTCCCAGACTGGCATTAGAACATCTGGACTGGGAGGGATTCCGACAGAAGACGGTTGAAGATTACCTGAAATATGCAGTGAAG GATGCACCCGCCAGCAAAATCTTTTTTGGTTACGACAAACCTTGGTGGCGGGATCTGCCCTTGGCCTCTAAATTCGCTGTATCGACGACCCCATTAAAACAGTCTATGGACTTCG ACACCAGAGTATGGCGGGAAGCACTGAGATCTGGTGAAACTGTACAAGGAGTCGGTGACAACTCTATTGCTATGTCAAGTGACGGCGTGTATCTGGCACGGAAATATTATGCGGAAGTTTTCAACGTTTCCCTGGCCGACGTACCAGAGCCAGATTCTGCT GTAATGTCCATCTGGGATCAGTATCCAATCGGTGCTGCGTGGTACGCATGGGCACCAGGTTACAAGTGGGATAAAGTCCAAGCTCGCATGCTGAAGCCGTCCACGGAAGATGAGGTATACATTGCGTCAAATGTGTTCTCAAGTGCTTCTTATTGGATACAGGGAGGAATGGAAAAAGTGGAGGAAGTTCtaaagtattttgaataa
- the LOC128549145 gene encoding uncharacterized protein LOC128549145 — MLRYRYPGKKSTDLSLRISKVLETGYGLQFRKDKKVTQLMGEYLEEYFHHSKSITSGGRAECSILGPDSDSDVMGVICGYLVVNNANIRSKNIVCILFDRTECYPGYCKLTLSSDQYCQFEKLSGDNYIDNGIKRSIEHSETRYISSKMFNRYVIPQDLIPGDSFKDSSFQINGPAKTNVNVDYVHAFEMETWPVEFKQWRSRRRTSNWPSEKILSTLEEETSCYVVPTGNKTSSAFDLEWRLSFVEIERELMWSMNDTQFKCYVLLKIVKKYYFGDNTILKEISSYHIKNIVFWMCEELPESEWIPGNLLSCVKTGLKMLELCILHENNANYFVPENNLFHTMKFSPNEKTGAIIKLQTICKCDQELLNYNLNLKDRQSNSVNVPSEIHAYIDRCNIVFNYYQTVEDSSFIRKFHTKFSDVDLLFPVIRIAQALAQLKLIIYGNALFTTDIMIEVAVESIKTGHAIDCLTVSIYIAFVYFMHTKYEKVLKVLRPVLSKNLYKLFVSNLGVPTYINLNSGAMTDKCNDESCKVKDIRHDRKNLVMHFNIEYHRKDMFPYPFKLLLYITGRRAQYSCNPVVVSYYLLYMSEFQCSSSKTKETRRLFEEVVLNSSQQRNYFLHLALLGYGYYATGDNEAAYKCYAKSLIIHPSVINVAVYLLTILLNDVYRKNKQI; from the coding sequence ATGCTTCGCTATAGATACCCAGGAAAAAAGAGTACAGATCTTTCATTAAGGATTAGTAAAGTGTTAGAAACAGGATACGGACTGCAATTTAGGAAAGATAAAAAAGTGACTCAATTGATGGGAGAATATTTGGAAGAATATTTCCATCATTCTAAATCGATAACAAGCGGAGGAAGAGCAGAATGTTCCATACTGGGTCCTGATAGCGACTCGGACGTAATGGGAGTTATTTGTGGGTATTTAGTTGTAAACAACGCTAATATTAGAAGCAAAAATATCGTATGTATATTATTCGACAGGACAGAATGTTATCCGGGCTATTGTAAGCTAACACTTTCATCTGATCAATACTGTCAATTTGAAAAACTCAGCGGAGACAATTATATTGACAACGGAATCAAAAGAAGTATAGAGCATTCCGAGACTAGATACATATCTAGTAAAATGTTCAATCGATACGTTATTCCTCAAGATTTAATTCCAGGGGATAGTTTTAAAGATTCATCCTTTCAGATCAATGGTCCAGCGAAAACAAACGTAAATGTGGATTATGTGCACGCTTTTGAAATGGAGACATGGCCTGTAGAATTCAAGCAATGGAGATCACGCAGAAGAACAAGTAATTGGCCAAGTGAAAAGATACTTAGCACACTTGAAGAAGAAACTTCATGTTATGTTGTTCCGACTGGAAACAAAACCTCTTCAGCGTTCGACCTAGAGTGGAGATTATCTTTTGTTGAAATTGAACGAGAATTGATGTGGAGCATGAACGATACACAATTTAAGTGTtatgttttgttgaaaattgtcaaaaagtattattttggAGATAATACTATTCTTAAAGAGATATCGTCATATCAcattaaaaacattgttttttggaTGTGTGAAGAGCTTCCTGAGAGTGAATGGATTCCGGGAAATTTGCTGTCTTGCGTTAAAACCGGACTGAAGATGCTTGAACTCTGTATCCTGCACGAAAATAATGCCAATTACTTTGTGccagaaaataatttatttcacacTATGAAATTTTCACCAAACGAGAAGACAGGGGCGATTATTAAGCTTCAGACTATTTGCAAATGTGATCAAGAGTTATtgaactataatttgaatttaaaggATCGTCAATCGAATTCAGTTAATGTACCTAGTGAAATTCACGCCTATATTGATAGATGTAACATAGTGTTTAACTATTATCAAACTGTTGAAGACAGTAGTTTCATTagaaaatttcatacaaaattttCAGATGTTGATCTACTTTTCCCAGTCATCCGTATTGCTCAGGCATTAGCACAGCTGAAGTTAATAATATATGGCAATGCACTTTTCACTACTGATATAATGATTGAAGTAGCGGTGGAGTCGATTAAAACAGGTCATGCTATAGACTGCTTGACTGTTTCAATCTATATCGCTTTTGTGTATTTTATGCACACCAAATACGAGAAAGTTTTAAAAGTGCTGAGACCAGTTTTGTCGAAAAATCTCTACAAGCTGTTTGTTTCTAACCTAGGGGTACCTACCTACATCAACTTGAATTCTGGTGCAATGACTGATAAATGCAATGATGAAAGTTGCAAAGTTAAAGACATCAGGCATGACCGTAAGAACCTTGTGATGCATTTCAATATAGAATATCACAGAAAAGACATGTTTCCATATCCCTTCAAACTGTTGTTATATATTACTGGACGGAGAGCACAATATAGTTGTAATCCAGTAGTTGTGAGCTATTACCTTCTATATATGTCAGAATTCCAGTGTAGTTCAAGTAAAACGAAAGAAACAAGACGTTTGTTCGAAGAAGTAGTATTGAATAGCAGCCAACAGCGAAACTACTTTTTACATCTTGCCCTACTGGGCTATGGTTACTATGCGACTGGTGATAACGAGGCTGCATACAAATGTTATGCAAAGTCTTTGATTATACACCCTTCGGTCATCAACGTCGCTGTGTATCTTCTGACAATCTTACTGAATGATGTgtacagaaaaaataaacaaatataa